In a genomic window of Romeriopsis navalis LEGE 11480:
- a CDS encoding F0F1 ATP synthase subunit B' → MFDFDATLPLMAVQFMLLVVLLNAVFFKPLTKVLEDRADLISTAKTGAKDGLAQVEAITAQYEKELGDSRRKYQAILDEAKAEAQKIADEEVSAAQAEAVAQREQAQKDLDQQKAAAMSTLQQQVGSLSSEILNKILVGV, encoded by the coding sequence ATGTTTGACTTCGATGCGACCCTGCCACTAATGGCAGTTCAATTTATGCTTTTGGTCGTGTTGCTAAACGCGGTTTTCTTTAAGCCGCTGACCAAGGTGTTGGAAGATCGAGCCGACCTAATTAGTACCGCCAAAACCGGTGCTAAAGATGGGCTGGCTCAGGTCGAAGCCATCACCGCGCAATACGAAAAAGAGCTGGGTGACAGCCGCCGCAAATATCAAGCCATTCTTGATGAAGCGAAAGCTGAAGCTCAAAAGATTGCTGATGAGGAAGTCAGTGCTGCTCAAGCTGAGGCCGTTGCCCAGCGGGAACAAGCACAGAAAGACCTTGATCAGCAGAAAGCTGCCGCGATGTCCACCTTGCAACAGCAAGTTGGCAGTCTCAGCAGCGAAATTCTAAACAAAATATTGGTAGGTGTTTAG
- the atpE gene encoding ATP synthase F0 subunit C gives MDVSSASVLAAALAIGLAAIGPGIGQGNASGSAVEGIARQPEAEGKIRGTLLLTLAFMESLTIYGLVIALVLLFANPFV, from the coding sequence ATGGATGTTTCTTCCGCTTCCGTTCTAGCTGCTGCTTTGGCAATTGGTCTAGCGGCAATTGGCCCTGGTATTGGTCAAGGTAATGCGTCTGGTAGCGCAGTAGAAGGGATCGCTCGTCAGCCTGAAGCTGAAGGTAAGATCCGCGGTACATTGCTACTGACTCTCGCGTTCATGGAATCCTTGACAATCTACGGTCTTGTGATCGCGTTGGTTCTGCTGTTCGCGAACCCCTTCGTATAA